One genomic segment of Impatiens glandulifera chromosome 6, dImpGla2.1, whole genome shotgun sequence includes these proteins:
- the LOC124943338 gene encoding 30S ribosomal protein S21, chloroplastic-like: MQLCHAVASRGCVKETISSKDRRGGLLSIVANHRSSSDDLLSSVVCPSLAYANTLFFRSAYNVQVIVEDNEPKEKLLNRFRREVMRADIIQECKHRRFFENKQDEVKRRT, from the exons ATgcag TTGTGTCACGCGGTTGCGTCACGTGGGTGCGTCAAGGAAACTATCTCCTCCAAGGACAGACGCGGCGGCCTTCTTTCAATTGTCGCGAACCACCGCTCATCCTCTGATGATCTGTTGTCGTCGGTGGTATGCCCGTCCCTGGCTTACGCCAACACTTTGTTTTTCCGGTCGGCCTACAACGTTCAGGTGATTGTGGAAGATAACGAGCCAAAGGAAAAACTGTTGAATCGATTCAGGAGGGAGGTCATGAGGGCCGACATCATCCAGGAATGCAAACACAGAAGGTTCTTTGAGAATAAGCAGGATGAAGTTAAACGCAGGACCTGA